TGGTGGAGAGCCTCACACCTTTTGtcacacggggtttcagtgaccccaacGCAAAGGTGCTTTAAGGACTCTGTAAGGCGAGGGAAATGGTGCAGAGAAAGGACAAAGAACTTAGGGGAAGTAGCAATGGGACCGTCGGCGACTATCATAGGTGGTTGAAAGCCTACACATAAGGTCTAGATTGGCTCCCGAAGCTGAGAGGCACTAAAGAGGAAGAGGCTGAAGCCCCGGAAGAGAGCGAAGAGGTGCAAGCCCTTAAAGCGGAGCTTGAAAAAGCCTAAGCAGTCAATGAAAAGTTTAAAACAACAGCTATCagaatccgaaaggagaatgacGAACTAAGAGACATCAACACAGCCACTGCCAAGGCCTTGGagcaagaaaccaagagggcctGGAAGGAAGAACATGACCGAAACAAGTTCCAAGGAGCTTTGTGAGGCAATAACAGTGAGCTTAAACTTCAGAGAGAAGAAAGATACCAGTCACGAGTGGAAGGCATGATCCTGAAAGACGAATTGAAGACTTGTCTAAGGTCCAAAAAGAGTTTGTCTCAGTAGTTGAGCGAGATCGAAGCAAACATGAGGTGGAAGAGGAGGACAAGGAAGAGGAGGACAAGGACAAGTGGgttgtgtggtttgatggagcatTGAATGCCTTAGGCCATAGGGTTGGAGAAGCTTTGCTCTCTCCCGATGATCAATGCATACCCTTCACAGCCAGACTGGGTTTCGACTGCATGAACAACATGGCCGAGTATGAGGCATGTGCCCTTAGAGTCCAAGCGGCCATTGACTTTGGCTTCAAGCGGCTCAAGGTCTATGGGGACTCAGCTCTGGTAATTCACCAACTGAGAGGGGAGTGGGAGACTAGGGATCataagttgataccctaccagGCTTACATCAAGAAATTGGATGAATTCTTCGATGATGTCTCCTTTCACCATGTCCCCCGAGAGGAAAACCAAATGGCTGACACGCTTGCCACATTGtcatccatgttccagctaactcCGCACAGAGACTTGTCGTACATCGAGTTCTGGTGTCGCGGCAAGTCCGCTGCCGTGCATTGCTATCAGATAGAAGAGGAGCAGGATGGTAAACCATGGTATTTTGACATCAGGCGATATGTCGAGAATAAGGAATACCCACCAGAGGCCTCCGATAAAGACAAGAGAACATTAAGAAGGTTGGCGGCTGGTTTCTTCTTGAGTGGGAACGTGCTGTACAAGAGGAACCATGATATGATTTTACTCTGGTGCGTAGATGCTAAGGAGGCTGAGCAGATGATAgtggaagtccatgagggctctttcGAAACACACGCCAACAGGCATGCCATGGCTAGAAAGATCTTGAGGGCGGGgtactattggctcaccatgaaGAACGACTGTTGTCTCCACGTGAGAAAATGCCATAAGTGCCAGACGTTCATAGACAACGTCAACGCTCCATCGATACCCCTAAATGTCATGGCTGCGCCATGGcccttctccatgtggggaatagatgtcatcgagGCCATCGAGCCCAGAGCCTCAAACGAGCATCATTTTATCTTGGTAGCAATCgactatttcaccaaatgggtcaaaGCTACCTCATACGCCAGCATCACAAGGAAGGTACGAATTGCCaagaaagattatcacggacaacgccaccaatctgaacaacaagatgatgaggGAAATGTGTGAGGACTTTAAAATCCAGCACTACAACTCCATGCCCTATAGGCCCAAGTTGAATGGGTAAGTGGAGGCGGAaaacaaaaacatcaagaagatcattCAAAAGATGACTGTGTCTTATaaggattggcatgagatgctcCTCTTCATGCTACATGGCTATCAGACTTCGGTGCGCActtcaactggggcaacgccattTTCATTGGTGTACGGAATGGAAGTTGTACTACCATTCGAGGTGGAGGTTCCATCCTTGCGGATTTTGGCAGAGTCCGGTTTGAAAGAATCGGAGTGGGCCCAAATGCGCttcgaccaactcaaccttatagAGGGCAAACGGTTGACGGCTGTGAGCCATGGGCGTCTAAACCAAAGACGAGTAAAGAAttcttttgacaagaaggtacgcctaTGCAATTTAACAAGGGATAACAGGGGAAAATGGGATCCGAATTACGATGGACCTTTCGTCATAAAGAAAGCATTCTTGGGAGGAGCATTGGTGCTTGCCAACATGGATGACATCGAGTTTCCATTGCCCGTGAACGCCGATGTCGTCAAGCAATACTACGCATGACACTTAGGGAAATTCAGAGATTCGCTgcccatttgttttttttttcgaggCTTCTTATCCTTTTTAAGCTCTGGTCAcaacatttaataaaacaaCATATTTATGGGTCTTTTCCCAATCCCTGTGTTGTGTCTGTTGTCGCTTCAAGCTCCTACGCTCAGGTCCCTAGGGGTGCTACGAATgcttaattaaaatgaaaataacggGCTTTgctcatcattgttgcattttaaACTGCTCATGCAAGCATATACCCATGCATATTTTCATCCTATGGGTCGAAAGACAGGAAAACATTTGCGTCAAGCAAAGGCCACTGCCGCGCTTAACGAAAGGTCAAGGGAGACCAAAGTAAACGGGGACATGGTCACGTATGCGTAACATCATTTCCTGCTTTCAGAAACCTATGGGCGGATGCAAACAGACGCTAGGCCTGGAATCAACAGAGCAACATCACACGTCCGGCccaagacattaaagaagcgctgctgggaggcaacctagtatcctttaagtttctgcttgttatttatTCAGccatttctctaaaaaaatttataactgaATATGCCTAGTTATTATAGGAACTTAAAATAAACAAGCACTAACCCATAGGGGGCACGAGATTTTGAAGGAGtctttgcaaaacaaaaacccagGGTGATCATGAGCTCTCCTGGGCGAGCGCCCCCTGCACGAGTTAGATAAAAATGGGCTAGGGGGTGagttttcttcacccaaaactcCCCTCTCACTCAAGAACCCCATTGCTCATGGAAACAACAGGAATAACAGCccccaagcttccattgttggtTTTTTGCTTCCAATTTTGCATTTTGATTCACTCCCTACAGATGATGGCTCCGAAGAAGCTCTCCATAAAGAGGTCCAGAAAGGACACCCCTGGGGAAGGCTCCGATGTTGCCCAGGATTTTGACAATCACCGATTCCAGAGTGCCAAGCACCAGCAGTATTTCGAGGCCATCATAGGATGGTCGTTCCTCAGAGAAAGGCGTGTCCAGCTTAGGGAGGACGAGTACCCTGACTTCTAGGGAGAGATAACTCGTAGGCGTTGGGCACCTCTAGTAATCCCCATGGCTAAGTTCAACCCATAAATAGTCATGGAATTATACGCCAACGCATGGTCCACCGAGAAAAGTGTCCGTGACATGCGCTCGTGGGTGAGGGGCCAATGGGTTCCTTTTGACGCAGACGCCCTCAACTAGTTCTTTGACCACCCGCTAATCCTGGAAGAGGGTCAACAATGCGAGTATGACAAGAAGAGGAACTAGGCTAATGGtttcgacgaggaggccatcgcccagtggCTGTGTACACTGGGGTAGGATTTCGCCTGTACTGCTGTAGGGAGATGGGtttggatcatgcgcaccagcttgaccaccctgactcaaaTATGGATGACGCTGCTGCTCAACAACATCCTCCCTAGCGACCATAACTCTGACCTTCTCCTgctgaagtgtcagctggtgtatgccatccttaCGAGGATGGGCCTTCATGTGGCTCAGCTGATGGCTGACGCCATTTATATTTTTGCCGGTATGGCTCCCACGAGATACCCATTgaacccggagaagtccaacagggccctggggtttccagctctaatAATAGGCCTCTGCCAATTCTACGGATTGCCCATCATGCCCAGCAAGGTCATCCGACCTCCTATCAACAGGGCCTTTGTCGAGAAGTATAGTACTCCCCGATAGGTACAGGGCGAAGCACCCCAGCCGCACGCAGCAGaggcaccgccaccacctcggcAGGCCGCTTTGACTAGTCCACTTAGCGTGGAACATTACCTACAGCATGTGGTTCGCCAGCGGGCGACCAACCATTGCGGACAGATGCAGTTGCATGAATGCCTCTACCGATTCAGTCTTAGCCAGCAGGGTTAGGGTTCCACCCCTTTCATATGCCCTACCCTGGAGCAGTTCGAAGCTgcggtcgcatggcctggagactaGCCTGATGATCGGACAGGGGCAGGACCTACAGGGGCCCCCAGAGCCACGAACGAAGCCCAAGATGATGAAGACATGGCCGACCTATTcggcttcttgggagggagcggtgCCATGTGATCAGGAGCACCCGACTCGTGATTTCTTTTCCATCATtacctattttcattttattgttaTGCATGTTACTGTTTTCATTGTTATTATGTGCTGACTTTACTTTTCAGTTGTCCTCATAATTACTGCTTTCAGTCGTTTTGACATTGCATTTTGGTATTACTGTCCTTCATGTTTAAAGTCAAACATGTCATCATTTACCGTTTGTTGGCTTTCTGTCGTACTTACTTTACGATGTTTTGTCCGAAACCAAAAAATGTGTGTAAGCGTGTAAGCTTTGTGTACCTTCATTCGTACGTCTCTTTCAATAAAAAGTAATCTCGGGTGTCAACCGTGCCCAGGTCACAAGCtgattttaatcttttgaaaaaatatatagcaaaataactcatggaaaaaacaaacaaaaacaaaataaaaatgaaattggtTAACTAAAAAGTCAACACGCTTTCGAAAGGAAATAAACTcccatttttctttggaaagaTTCACTGATAAAAACACAaggtttttgttgaaaaaaaatgtgtatacatatGAAGGGTGAAAGTTGTGAaaagtttttcgaacacccaaaatggacttggatggATGCATGAATTGACAAAAGAGtatgttttggaaacattgggttgacttgagtaggaaaaatgaatcctgagccctagtgtcacatgaccataaaaacttgatgcttgagtgtccacatgggtgcatgcatgactgattttgcataaaatttctgaatcatcattgttgtgtgtgtatcatggaaataatatgggacattcctttatccctgaaccgctggccaaaccaacaccctgacgTACATCGTGTCTGGCCATTCTGCAAGCCTTTTGTGCCAAGACCTCAaaccaccataaaccttgacaaAGGATGAGAATTTCCATCCTTGTCCTTGGAAGAAGGAACCATGAGGTCTCCCAAGGAAAAAAGAGTCATTCACCATTAACCTAACACgcttccaaaagaaaaagatagtttctgatcaaagatcggaagaaaacaaaagaaaatatacagaaaggtatTTGGactagacaatatctgaacaatataaaattgtcacaagcaaataagaaaagaaaggaaaccatgacttgAAGTgaccctctccctttgattaccaaccaaaatcttgtgcacCGACAACTTTTTTGcctcgcactaaacaaaaaaaaaaaacaaaaacagaaaaaaggaaCAGGCCGAAATGCCCagagccaagtttcccaccaaagcAGTATTCcgaaaaaagtcctattgatccatgatcacacatgtaatctttgatttgataggaaatgatttgacaaatcaagtcatgacatatctatggttcagaattaggataaaacagtTTCCTGTGTGAGGTTTATACACTctaagtgattttcttctattttggtcggacccaatgtttcctctaaatgttcgtttagaaatgaaatgctaacatccaaaatctcatttgtggttacgaaaaaatttcatcagcatattgaggatacgtaggggGAGGGCCTAGTGTTTCCTCTACATGgtcggacccagtgtttcctatAAATGGTCGGACCCAATGTTTCCCCTAAATAGTCGTTTAGAACACTGAGCCTATTTTTTAGCCTCATAGTCTCACACCACAAGCAAGAATTACGTAGGTATgtgttcctcatcgcaaattgaggatacgtaggagcaaaagccccactttagtaaaccaccccaccttttgctatcgTGACCCGTGAGTCCAGTGGTATGCGAAGacacccaagtggttatccgtacaaacacaaCATCTATTGACCTTGACCCATGCATTAGGTGGCAGGTggaaataccccaagtggttatccgtacaaagacaacatctgttgATCCTACGaaaataccccaagtggttattcGTATAAAGACAACATCTGTTGATCCTGATCCATGCGTCAGATGGTAGGCGGAAATACCgcaagtggttatccatacaaaGATAACATCTgttgatcctgacccatgcgtcaggtggcaggcgaaaataccccaagtggttatccatacaaagacaacatttgttgatcctgacccatgcgtcaagtggcaggcagaaataccccaagtggttatccatacaaagacaacatttgttgatcctgacccatgcgtcaggtgCCAGGCagaaataccccaagtggttatccatacaaGACAACATCTGTTGATCATGACCCATGCGTTAGGTGGCAAGCGaaaataccccaagtggttatccgtacaagaCAACTTCTgttgatcctgacccatgcgtcaggtCGTAGGCAGAAATACCagaagtggttatccgtacaaagacaacatctatTAATCCTGACCTATGCGTCAtgtggcaggcggaaataccccaagtggttatccgtacaaacacaaCATCTGTTTATCCTGACCCATGTGTCAGGTGGCAGGTGGAAATACCCTGAGTGATTATCCTTACAAACACAACATCTgttgatcctgacccatgcgtcaAGTGGCAGGTAGAGATACCTCGAGTGGTTATCAGTATAaacacacagttctgctaccTCGACTTGTGAGACtctggtagcatgcagagacaccGTTTGGTTATCCGCACACTTGCTTTCCATTCCCAAGGCTGTCAAAATCCTCTATATTGGCCCGAGACAAGCAAAGTCTGGTGATATCCTGGATGGTGATAGTCGTTTGATTCTAATCATTTTGCTAAGTTTTCCTGCAGATACTACTTGTCCTCCAGGGACAATCAAGTGGATGGCGCACAAAAAGCCCCTCCTACTGTCAAGGAATGATCAAGCTGGATAGCGTAAGAGACGTCACGGTCACTATTGGAGCTATTTGGTCAGTTAGGTGGAGTGTCagcccgaacgaaattagggtcttatctttacttcccttttatctccaataaaagataagtaaagagggacaaCTATCATGctctaattttgtccggggaccatcGTTTGCGAGGATGCGgacctcgtttgaccactttcAAACACTTGAGACCCGTCCccatggaatccgtaaagttccgagaCATTCCTGAAAAGAAAtggtaaaaaaacacaaaaaatgggGATGTGTTTAGTAAACCtggggggtgtaaatagaactTCAAGCCCCATTTTTGTCCGGAGAGGATTTTTTGTTGGCACACAGATCTCAATTAGTCACTTCAGAAAACTTAACACTCATCACCGTGAAATCCGTGAGGTTTCGGAAAGAAATcaaccaaaaacataataatggGGCTGCACTTATCAAACTTGGGGGTGTAACTAGCATTGGGACCATCCAAACATCcaaaagggggtgaacttatcaattacAGTGCGCTTAGGAAAGTTCATCCAGAACATTctagaagggggtgaacttatcaattacGGGGTGCGCTCAGGAAACTTCATCACTAAGCAACCTAGAAGGGGGTGTACTCATCAATCGAGGGGTGTGCTCAGAAAtgttcctcaagaagcctctgggcggcaaccacctccctcattttgttaaaaaatggcatacgggcttccgtaatgcttctgtaAAATTTCTGTAACCCTGGgaaagcatatttcacttaggATTTgtgaaaaggaagagaaagaagaagaaaatcaagtctaatatgcttccgtaacttttttgtCAAGTACgaaagggggggtgaacttatcagtTGGGGGTGTActcagaaatcttcctcaagaagtcTCTGGGCGGAAACCACCTCcctttttctcctataaataggggaagtgGGCTGAGTTTAAGGATCCAACAATTTTTGCACTAAGATTTCACTCTAAATTAGTgagtagaagagaaagaagaaaaaaaatccaagctaAGGTGTTTTCGTaatgcttccgagatgtttccgtgagCGATTCTGAGGAAGTCCTTtgccgttcttcattcgttcttcgtcattcttcgttccttcttcggtcttcaaccggtaagttttcgaatccgaggctttcaattcattcttgttttgttttgttttcattccTCATCTCGTTTACTTTCGGTATTCTTTTCTTCTACTTTTAACGATCTTtcaaccgtttatttaagccattatcttgtttaataattgataaaatgaatttcaaccgatcatttgtgttgtaatctcattcaatcactgttaaaatgaaatccaaccgatcgttcacgttgtaacctcggttaaataaaaaacagcaaaataataaaaataatcaaaatatctgaaaataataataataaaataatcaaaatatatttgaaaaataataaaaatatctttgaataaaataataagaaaaaaatcaatcgaatgtctttctttgaaagtttcctttgatgaattgactaataaccaaagtgaaactaaggctaaaatcaactcacaaatcaagctttgtctaCAAAAATACTCAacaccgttttaaggtccaatgccttaaaacgaccctctttgcttttattggttaacatggactattcaaaagcataaaatcaacacataactttaccgcttttgcaagaactacgtaggtctgattttatcatcgcaattgaggatacgtaggaaaaaaagcctcgcttttgtcgaccccatgagatcgttaaaggtccaacgtcttaacgtttatctcctttcaaaaacaaagagattgttaatggttcaatgccttaacgtttctcttctttgacaaccaagagatcattaatggtccaatgccttaacgtttctctcatttcaaaagaatcaaaagatcgtttaatggtccaatgccttaaacaacttttgtttgattaaaattgatcttgcgaaaaaagataaaaacaaattaaccaacgtttagttctgaaagaactaagtaggtctgattttctcatcgcaattgaggaatatgtaggataaagggaaatacccttgtcgaccacaaaaggataaaaaatacaaaaagtaaaaaacataaaaaacacaaaagatagaaaaacataaaaaaggggaaaataaaaacaaaccgaagtcatgatattgcacatttgattaaagactGCCGTCCTTTGTGGTggatgtgtggggtgctaataccttccccgtgcgtaaaaacaactcccgaacctttcacacttaaagttcttAGACCGAATTTTTGGTTTTTccaatgttttcctcgaataagtggcaactccacgcattttcctcccttggaagacgctcccgtgagtctcgcgtcgccctcccgccgaagggtaggttgcgacataaCTCATGCGAGGTTCCCAGCGATCCAAAATTCCCCTAGTACATAGAGTTAACAACTTCACCTAGTACTCCAAGGTGCATTTTGGAGTAAATGTCTTAACTAAGCATTTATTAAACAAGTATTTATCGTATAGGTATTTATGTATAAGTTTTTCatagaatcaaaataaaaatatgattaaattatttttgtacaggttataaaatattttcataagatatttttcaaaagataaatCCAAATATGTTGTAAATTAGTTCTGCCAAAAAAGCATCCTAATTAGTTCTGCCAAATGAAAGAGAGAGGCGGGGTCGTGAAGGGTGAGGGGAGGggtttagaaaatgaaaataacaacaGGAGGGGCAATGCATTATTGTAGTCATTATGCCATTCTGTTCCCCAATAGAATTCTAACAATATAATCAAAAGGATGTTAATAGTTGTCAGCTTTCCCTGCCTGCAATTATACAAAAAAGCATGAGAATAACAGAATTTAGTGAAATTCATAAAATCTCCCAAATGCTAATGTTTCAAACTTCAACTGCTGGAAAACATGAGCATTGCAAGAACATAAAAACGTTCGAAGAATTGATAGTTAGCTTGATGAAAAAATCTTCATAGTGCATGTCAAGAactaattgttattttcaatagatgcaaataacaaatttaaaaccCAGCATAAGGTGTTGGGTTTCAAAAATACCAAAAACCCTTtgcaaaataattcaaaaaattattttatgatgcTTATTGCAAAAGCATTCCAATGGCAAGCTTTAACCAAGAGTTTTCGTAGAAATTTAAAACTTCCATATGTAAATGCAAATTGGGAAAACTTGCTTTCCTTAGCAAAAATAAaagcttatataattttttttaaaaaaagtagaaagGTAAGCACATATtgaatattcaaaaaaaaataaaaaagtggcTAAAGggaataataaatttgaaaataataatgctCTATGAAAACCAGTTTGTGAAAAGTGGTCTTCAGATATTGATCATGCATATAATGCATATCAAATATGATATTACTATCTTATACCTAGAAAATAACTTCATGAAGCCCAGTTTATTGtttggtattttttatattgaattgaaaaatagaCTTCCTAACTAATATGTTTACACTTTTCGATCAAACAATTTGTTACTTTGTTAATTTCCCATTTAAatctcaaaaaataatattagctTGCATGCAAGAGTACCCCAACAAACAATCCTAtccatattttcaaaaattgtgACCAATTAACATaatcaatttgaaaaagaaatctttgatgTTCACATTAGCAAACACGATTAGTATAGTTTTAGAGGAACTTGAGATAGAAAACTGGGGAGTTGTGAATTTAAGCTGAAAAGATGTGTTATTTTCACGCGCAAGTTAAactagagaagaaaaagaagattaaCCAGCTTCTCAACACACTCCACTAGTTCTCTAAGAGACACTACATTATTAAACTACTACTGTGCATCGCATCGCATCACACCTTTTGATTTTACATGCACCGGGTGCTCGACAAAATAtccaaatgattaaattaaactagtgtttccaaaagatgatactttatcaatttatgcacaCATCAGAGTCCATTTAGACATTCGGAAAAAACTTCCACAACATTCACCCTTCAAGTGTACACAcgcatttttctttcaaaaatccACTTGTATTCCGACTGGTGAAATTCTAAAAGAAAAACT
Above is a window of Glycine soja cultivar W05 chromosome 12, ASM419377v2, whole genome shotgun sequence DNA encoding:
- the LOC114378851 gene encoding uncharacterized protein LOC114378851, producing the protein MPSLPFTTARKARSSPSWLTYMTHSNGERRKIPVTSGRHDPERRIEDLSKVQKEFVSVVERDRSKHEVEEEDKEEEDKDKWVVWFDGALNALGHRVGEALLSPDDQCIPFTARLGFDCMNNMAEYEACALRVQAAIDFGFKRLKVYGDSALVIHQLRGEWETRDHKLIPYQAYIKKLDEFFDDVSFHHVPREENQMADTLATLSSMFQLTPHRDLSYIEFWCRGKSAAVHCYQIEEEQDGKPWYFDIRRYVENKEYPPEASDKDKRTLRRLAAGFFLSGNVLYKRNHDMILLWCVDAKEAEQMIVEVHEGSFETHANRHAMARKILRAGYYWLTMKNDCCLHVRKCHKCQTFIDNVNAPSIPLNVMAAPWPFSMWGIDVIEAIEPRASNEHHFILVAIDYFTKWVKATSYASITRKTSVRTSTGATPFSLVYGMEVVLPFEVEVPSLRILAESGLKESEWAQMRFDQLNLIEGKRLTAVSHGRLNQRRVKNSFDKKVRLCNLTRDNRGKWDPNYDGPFVIKKAFLGGALVLANMDDIEFPLPVNADVVKQYYA